CTAGCCACTTAAAGAATACCGTTAAGACAAGCGTCATCACTAAATAAATCGCGCCAGCAATAAAGAATGGCACAATCGTAAAGTCACGGTTTACAGCTGTTTGTGCAAAATGCAGCAATTCTGGTACAGCTACAGCGTAAAGAAGTGCCGTATCTTTAATTAATGTGACCGATTCATTCGATAAAGCAGGTAATGCTACACGAAACATTTGTGGCAAAATAATGCGTGTCGTTGTTTGCCATTTTGACAAGCCTAATACTTGTGCCGCTTCGTATTGGCCTTTATCTATTGCCAATAAGCCACCACGGAATATTTCTGCAAAGTACGCAGCATAATTTAAAATAAAGCCAAGACAGGCAGCAACAAAGCGATCAAGTACCATATATTCACCAATCACTGGCACCATCGGTAAACCGAAGCAAATTAATAATAACTGTAGTAACAGCGGTGTACCGCGCATGACATAAATATACGTATGAGCAAACCAAGACAATGGTTTAATACGACTTTTCACAGCTAATGTAAGCAAGAACCCAAATGGAATCGATACAAGAATGGCTATAATGAACAGCAGCACCGTCATTTTTGCGCCATCAAGCATCGGCAAAATCATTGTTTGCCAGTAATCCGCCATAACTATTTTCCCTCCAAAAAGATAAGAGTTTCACGAGGAAACTCTTGCCGACTGATAACATTCAATTATCTAGTACGAATAGCTGGATTACGACCAGTAAGCACAGGTGGCAATCCAGCTCGTCAGTACATGAGACATTTACTCTATTTCAATACCTTATCTTCACCAAACCACTTTGTAGAAATTTCTGCAGCTGTGCCATCTTCATTCATTTTATCTAAAGCGGCTTGTAGCTTTTCTAATAATGCTTCGTTTCCTGGTTTGACACCAATTCCATATTGCTCAGGTGCTAATGATTCATCTAATAGTTTGAATGTTTCAGGCTCTTGCGTCATGTAGTATTCCGCTACAACTGCATCAATAATGACAGCATCTAAACGGCCTGTTTTTAAATCTGTTAAAGCTAACACATTATCTGCAAACTCTGTGACGTTTTTCACTTCTTTGTGAATTGGGTTTGCATTTAATGCCTCTGCAGCCGAAGATTGCGCTTGAAGACCGACTTCTTTTCCTGCTAAATCGCTTAGTGCTTTAATAGAAGATTTTTTTAATGTCATTACTGCTTGCGCATTTTCTAAATAAGGCTTTGTAAATAACACCTTTTCTTTACGCTCGTCTGTAATTGTATAACCATTCCATATTAAATCAATGCGGCCACTAATTAACTCAGCCTCTTTCGTTTTCCAATCGATTGGTTGGAATTCAGCTTCCACTCCCATATGTTCAGCAGCAGCACGTGCTAAGTCAATATCAAAGCCAACGATTTCGTTTTTATCATCACGGAATCCTAATGGTGCAAACTTATCATCAATTCCGATTATTACTTTTTCTGTTGATTTATCTGAATCCTTCGAGCCATCAGCTGAACTCGATTTTTCTCCAGAAGTACCGCAAGCTGCTAAAGCTAGTACCGCTGTAAGCATGCATAGTATTGTGAAAATGCGCTTCATTATCTAATATCCCCTAACATTTTATATTAATTAATAGAAATAATAGTTTCGCTTTCTCTTGCTAAACTACTAACGTGTTAAAGAATATCAAAATGGTGCATTGTTGTCAATATCTTAATTGAATTATTAGAATACTTTACTAGAATTATTCAAGCCCTATATGAGCGTTAACGGCAAGCGCTCATTAAAAACAGCCCAACCAGAAAGCTCCGGCTGAACTGTATTCAAAGTAGATTCTTATTTATGCTGTTGTTTTAACCATTCAATTGCCACATTTGCATGTAAGGCAGCACCATATTTAAAAATGTCCTCATTTTGACGCATACGAGGGTTGTGCACAGGTGCCTCGCCTTCTTTTCCTGTTCCTAGCACCACAAATGCAGAAGGTACTTCTTGCGAGATGTAAGAAAAGTCTTCTGAACCACCGAGATATCCGTTATCCACCACATTTTCGGCTCCTACTACATTTTCTAAAAATGGCGTAATAGCTTCAATAAATTCTGGATTGTTATATGTTGTTGGCGTATGGAATTCGATTGTATGATATTCTCCACGCCATGCTTTTACAGTATGGTCTATCATCTCTGGGATGCGTTTACATAAATGGTCTCGTGTTTGTTGATCATAGCTTCTCATATTTCCTTGTAAAACAGCTTTGTCTGGAATAATATTTGTCGCCGTACCACCAGCCATAGCACCTACTGAAAATGTAACACTATGATTTGGATCAGCTTCACGTGTCATTAATAGGTTTAAACTTGTATACAGTTGATTCATAATCATATTCGAATCAATTGTTTTATGGGGCTGTGAGCTATGTCCACCATTTCCTTGAATATTGACGATATACGTATCCATTGCTTGTGTTAACGTACCTTTATGGACAGATAATGTGCCTGCTTGTTGATCTGGCATAATGTGAATACCAAATGCGGCATCTACTTTTGGATTTTGCAGCAAACCATCATCAATCATTAGTTTTGAGCCATACCCCCACTCTTCCCCAGGTTGGAACAATAATTTAACCGTCCCCTGTAACTCCGCTTCATAGTCCTTCAAAATTTGTGCTGCGCCTAAAAGCATTGCAACATGTGAGTCATGACCACAAGCATGCATTACACCTGGATTTTTGGATGTAAATTCACATTCAACTTCTTCTTGAATTGGTAATGCATCCATATCTGCGCGAAGAAGAATACATGGAGCCCCCTGTCCAATTGTCGCAACTACACCCGTACATTGATCTTGTGAACCAAATCCTGCTATTGCATATTTTTCTTTAATTTCAGGTGGCACTACTCCACATTGCTTATGGGCTATACCCATTTCGTCTAGGCGTTGTTGGATATACTTTTGTGTGTTCGGTAGTTCGAATCCAATTTCTGGATACTGATGCAAATAGCGACGATCTTTTATAATTTGTTCTTCATATTTCTTAGAATGTTCTAAAATATTCATCATGTAGAAATCCCCTTTATCGTTTAATCATTGTGTAGAACTTCAAAGTTTTGAATGAACTAATCTATTAGAATGGACCTAACCCCATGTAATGCGCGATT
The genomic region above belongs to Lysinibacillus sp. FSL W8-0992 and contains:
- a CDS encoding amino acid ABC transporter permease, which produces MADYWQTMILPMLDGAKMTVLLFIIAILVSIPFGFLLTLAVKSRIKPLSWFAHTYIYVMRGTPLLLQLLLICFGLPMVPVIGEYMVLDRFVAACLGFILNYAAYFAEIFRGGLLAIDKGQYEAAQVLGLSKWQTTTRIILPQMFRVALPALSNESVTLIKDTALLYAVAVPELLHFAQTAVNRDFTIVPFFIAGAIYLVMTLVLTVFFKWLEKRFKFE
- a CDS encoding amino acid ABC transporter substrate-binding protein, with translation MKRIFTILCMLTAVLALAACGTSGEKSSSADGSKDSDKSTEKVIIGIDDKFAPLGFRDDKNEIVGFDIDLARAAAEHMGVEAEFQPIDWKTKEAELISGRIDLIWNGYTITDERKEKVLFTKPYLENAQAVMTLKKSSIKALSDLAGKEVGLQAQSSAAEALNANPIHKEVKNVTEFADNVLALTDLKTGRLDAVIIDAVVAEYYMTQEPETFKLLDESLAPEQYGIGVKPGNEALLEKLQAALDKMNEDGTAAEISTKWFGEDKVLK
- a CDS encoding M20 metallopeptidase family protein — its product is MMNILEHSKKYEEQIIKDRRYLHQYPEIGFELPNTQKYIQQRLDEMGIAHKQCGVVPPEIKEKYAIAGFGSQDQCTGVVATIGQGAPCILLRADMDALPIQEEVECEFTSKNPGVMHACGHDSHVAMLLGAAQILKDYEAELQGTVKLLFQPGEEWGYGSKLMIDDGLLQNPKVDAAFGIHIMPDQQAGTLSVHKGTLTQAMDTYIVNIQGNGGHSSQPHKTIDSNMIMNQLYTSLNLLMTREADPNHSVTFSVGAMAGGTATNIIPDKAVLQGNMRSYDQQTRDHLCKRIPEMIDHTVKAWRGEYHTIEFHTPTTYNNPEFIEAITPFLENVVGAENVVDNGYLGGSEDFSYISQEVPSAFVVLGTGKEGEAPVHNPRMRQNEDIFKYGAALHANVAIEWLKQQHK